Proteins from one Cyprinus carpio isolate SPL01 chromosome B15, ASM1834038v1, whole genome shotgun sequence genomic window:
- the si:dkey-202l22.3 gene encoding 7 transmembrane receptor domain-containing protein, protein MDPLLEQVLAGFNATLGAMNRTDPLDKFSGTQLLLRFKPLFIPLYALVVVVAGVGNSFLLACILADKKLHNATNFFIGNLAAGDLLMCLSCVPLTASYAFDARGWAFGRPMCHLIPLLQGATVFASVLSLTAIAMDRYVVVAYPVRKRISVWGCGAVALGVWAVSLALAAPPSLHMRYVDLRPSGMELVVCEEFWLEAERQRLLYSCFFLLASYMIPLLSVSISYCAISVHLRKHTLPGEPSHSQQRWSKQRHKTFSLLVASVLAFALCWLPLQVLNLLLDLDSDFQIVNKHYVNVLQVSCHLIAMSSACYNPFIYASLHSKVRMHLRGYLCPCRRSGQELLSRCASRNPATCLTLISEVAVKESQSAESPVPDSCL, encoded by the coding sequence ATGGATCCTCTTCTGGAACAAGTTTTGGCGGGCTTTAACGCAACCCTCGGAGCTATGAATCGGACAGACCCCCTGGATAAATTTTCAGGAACCCAGCTGCTTTTGCGCTTCAAACCTCTGTTTATTCCACTCTATGccttggttgttgttgttgctggtgTAGGGAACAGTTTCCTTCTTGCCTGCATTCTGGCAGACAAGAAGCTCCACAATGCCACCAATTTCTTCATTGGCAACCTGGCAGCTGGGGACTTGCTGATGTGCCTGAGCTGTGTGCCGTTGACAGCTTCGTATGCTTTTGATGCACGTGGCTGGGCATTTGGGCGTCCAATGTGCCACCTTATTCCTCTGTTGCAAGGTGCAACGGTCTTCGCCTCCGTATTATCCCTCACTGCCATCGCCATGGACCGTTACGTGGTGGTGGCATATCCAGTGCGGAAGCGTATCTCAGTGTGGGGCTGTGGCGCAGTGGCATTGGGTGTCTGGGCAGTTTCGTTGGCCCTGGCTGCTCCCCCTTCCCTCCACATGCGCTACGTGGACCTGCGACCCAGTGGCATGGAGCTGGTAGTGTGTGAGGAATTCTGGCTGGAAGCCGAACGACAGCGCCTGCTCTACTCCTGCTTCTTCTTGCTGGCGTCCTACATGATCCCCCTGCTGTCTGTAAGCATCTCTTACTGTGCCATCAGCGTGCACCTCCGCAAACACACGTTGCCTGGAGAGCCGTCCCATAGCCAGCAGCGATGGAGCAAGCAGCGGCACAAGACTTTCTCCCTTCTGGTGGCCTCCGTCCTTGCCTTTGCCCTCTGTTGGCTCCCACTCCAAGTCCTCAATCTCCTTCTGGATCTAGACTCAGACTTCCAGATCGTGAACAAGCACTACGTCAACGTGCTGCAGGTCAGTTGCCACCTGATAGCCATGAGCTCAGCCTGCTACAACCCCTTCATCTATGCCTCGCTGCACAGCAAGGTCCGCATGCACCTGCGGGGTTACCTGTGCCCTTGCAGACGTAGTGGACAGGAGCTACTATCTCGCTGCGCCTCCCGCAACCCTGCCACCTGCTTGACACTCA
- the LOC109083686 gene encoding uncharacterized protein LOC109083686 isoform X2 — protein sequence MCPHYKDLQLGVRWVRQQQPLPYVVSQPLPWQVHYVSHSRKGSRSEEFEGQRRNSIGVYRKNSSSSNGHTKTSADKAAATIQNQYRKYHQKKQKDHK from the exons ATGTGTCCCCACTACAAAGATCTACAG CTGGGTGTTCGGTGGGTACGTCAACAGCAACCTCTTCCGTATGTGGTGTCTCAGCCGCTGCCATGGCAGGTCCACTATGTCTCCCACAGTCGGAAAGGAAGTCGTTCAGAGGAG TTTGAGGGCCAGAGAAGGAACAGCATAGGAGTTTACAGAAAGA ACTCTTCTTCCAGTAATGGACACACCAAAACTTCTGCTGACAAGGCAGCGGCTACAATTCAGAACCAGTACAGGAAGTACCATCAAAAGAAGCAGAAAGACCACAAATGA
- the si:dkey-202l22.6 gene encoding interferon-induced very large GTPase 1: MSLHRKTVPDPGPLTTKIVSEIDRDKHILLHMLDLHREKLAPLDLTAMQYVSTPSTEDDLPQDPTELLNTFLRRLWLCNPQARNTCCKVPVGDYGLDMDENSQCAINPLDLVAVIYMTTNSFLQQEISQRMLQCNFAVPLYLPPIHPEKKGTILLCPFRGVLGQWKSPSEGPIMKNMADSRMPFLSAVRLGSCNVSKSRVLNRVLGGPHQLNDCFINCGMEGGQLPRILSDGLVEVCWNLHSGDHHNNVFSGPVLVANLRGDAVDCEKQMSLLCYTSAVLIVFCGSFGAKERDLLASWRDNTSHMIIIDCSTSVEDGQKNQNEKMKQRLMKDLELPDGTMLNGCEGDEEELAENLRDVLDRFIAYLHTTNLVGTAGMANDLDINVDEDELCRMAFSEVEEVISGIEDGVSSYLENQLPLQGTVWKQLCQLEKEEARHLQQTSHSLTGEKENLIKQLLDYKLTTAMRAFTAALCSLDTTKRALFLSWMRVKLEVMQLDSLSDQREADEEQMREPCIGLEHFLREMGLVYERYFRGPNSDLYDMFRLPYLGAELLFHGVPLELYDGDASVFPMNWVYSVLYEVHKQLPKFSRMRVLTILGFHNSKNAEILSALFGVNFPKWGRRHIKGAYMLLLSLPDNFRMEMDCEFLLLISTEGLNAQTERSLMHASELATFVSGLSDITLINLPDEDQNETRSNLQIAVNAILCTQNLERKTTFRVASEGAGMDGKIMSCVIDVLTTGQLPNESQRETLPTSERRGIGSSSVTSQYDQIYSDSILRLKKRLLTMFHEKATNGQPTCLGAFMEHMLRLWELVKNENFAIKFGDTATADAIIGLCRKLVQGEKQLNDQLDLWVEALDNHITELKESAYQNGEYMDPDRLLRILRDEAAIQINKERDHIKASLWDYLRQEDIDISLVENYKVSLHKKVDHIQEQMTYDVAQKLESATIHHDMTVKMHALLTSLEAALEVRLRSLLQNSKNNNCVIEDKELEREFVSIWENIPSNMNDPPLETQEIFVRMVEQLKKNLSDRGLRKQNIRLRDANQLDGFKVKTAHFALSSKMKKTLKYNKDVAQRFTNRLIEDCDRRVSDKVCHKEVYSDSYIRELLATVDKGLEVLKGEPFVMSPKYEVDIKGYICGKAAESFQEVQESFIREKEIKERFLNETRERHMLNFIYQFRKRDQCQKAAQSFTNKCLKPTVEDFIYNSLERQIFNDMLKNKNAQLYSSPKKFHYSLLKEMLIKDSFEDFHEYLQSHESLCRKSIENFIRVHLSGSVMIEDRREQRMHQIFDWVKRCINQASESSSGAQRNVRQLLEEVCASLESVGKITMPTQILNKPLFDISTHREHFFANLEESVSELSSSISQEFMENEDVIEVPDDLPDKLQDMLYERVKGCDKRCPFCKAPCDLEETEHQVHEAVVHRPKGLVCYTNANSTTLSHNTCSADITGQNQFQNRDTAGRSLPFKEYQSIYPDWKIYPEDPRNNGPAVYWRYVFMRYNSRFAQKYQCAPAKLPEAWGKITQREALQSLREAFQITE; this comes from the exons atGTCTCTACATCGGAAGACTGTCCCTGACCCAGGGCCCCTTACTACTAAGATAG TGTCTGAAATTGACAGGGACAAGCATATTTTACTGCACATGCTGGACCTGCACAGGGAAAAGTTAGCACCTCTGGACCTTACAGCAATGCAATATGTAAGCACTCCAAGCACTGAAGATGACCTTCCACAGGACCCAACAGAGCTCTTAAATACATTCCTACGGCGGCTCTGGCTATGCAATCCCCAAGCCCGCAACACTTGCTGCAAGGTACCAGTAGGAGACTACGGTTTGGACATGGATGAGAATTCACAATGCGCTATCAATCCTTTAGACCTGGTTGCTGTCATCTACATGACAACAAATAGTTTCCTACAGCAAGAGATCAGCCAGCGAATGTTGCAGTGCAACTTTGCAGTGCCTCTGTATCTTCCCCCTATTCACCCAGAAAAGAAGGGAACGATCCTTCTGTGTCCATTTAGAGGTGTTCTTGGTCAGTGGAAGTCACCTTCTGAGGGACCCATCATGAAGAACATGGCCGATTCCAGGATGCCATTTCTCTCCGCAGTGAGGCTAGGTTCCTGCAACGTCTCGAAATCTCGAGTACTCAACCGCGTTCTTGGGGGTCCACATCAGCTGAATGACTGCTTCATAAACTGTGGTATGGAAGGAGGGCAGCTGCCTCGAATTCTCTCTGATGGTCTGGTGGAGGTTTGTTGGAACCTGCATTCAGGAGATCATCATAACAACGTCTTTTCTGGTCCTGTGCTAGTAGCTAATCTTCGTGGAGATGCAGTTGACTGTGAAAAACAGATGAGTCTTCTATGTTACACATCTGCAGTCCTCATAGTTTTCTGTGGAAGTTTTGGTGCCAAGGAACGAGACCTACTTGCCTCATGGAGGGACAATACAAGTCACATGATTATAATCGACTGCTCAACATCAGTAGAGGATGGACAAAAGaatcaaaatgagaaaatgaaacaaaGGCTGATGAAGGATTTAGAACTTCCTGATGGAACAATGCTTAATGGCTGTGAAGGTGATGAGGAAGAACTTGCTGAGAACTTAAGAGATGTTCTGGATCGCTTTATTGCATACCTCCACACCACAAACCTTGTAGGTACAGCTGGTATGGCCAATGACCTCGACATTAATGTTGATGAAGATGAGCTCTGTCGAATGGCATTCAGTGAAGTTGAAGAAGTCATCAGTGGAATTGAAGATGGAGTGTCTAGCTACTTGGAGAATCAGCTGCCCCTGCAAGGTACAGTATGGAAACAGTTGTGTCAGCTGGAAAAGGAGGAGGCACGTCACCTACAGCAAACATCCCATAGCTTAACAGGGGAGAAGGAAAACCTTATAAAACAACTGCTTGATTATAAACTAACAACAGCCATGAGAGCCTTTACTGCAGCTCTCTGTTCACTTGACACAACCAAGCGGGCATTATTTCTCTCTTGGATGAGAGTGAAACTTGAAGTTATGCAGTTGGATAGCCTTTCTGATCAAAGGGAAGCAGATGAGGAACAAATGCGAGAACCTTGCATTGGACTTGAACATTTCCTTCGAGAGATGGGACTGGTCTATGAAAGATACTTCCGTGGCCCAAACAGTGACTTGTATGACATGTTCCGCTTACCATATTTAGGGGCTGAACTACTCTTTCATGGAGTTCCCCTTGAGCTCTATGATGGGGATGCCTCAGTATTTCCCATGAACTGGGTATACAGCGTTCTTTACGAGGTACACAAGCAGCTGCCAAAGTTCAGTCGCATGAGAGTTCTGACAATCCTAGGTTTCCACAACTCCAAGAACGCAGAGATCTTATCTGCCTTGTTCGGGGTCAACTTCCCAAAGTGGGGTAGAAGGCATATCAAAGGGGCATACATGCTTCTCCTCAGCCTACCTGACAACTTCAGAATGGAGATGGACTGTGAATTTCTGTTGCTGATTAGCACAGAAGGTTTGAACGCCCAAACAGAAAGAAGCCTTATGCATGCCAGTGAACTGGCTACCTTTGTCAGTGGACTGAGTGACATTACACTAATAAATCTACCAGATGAGGATCAGAACGAAACAAGAAGCAACCTTCAGATTGCTGTCAATGCTATTCTCTGCACACAAAACTTGGAGAGGAAGACTACCTTCCGGGTTGCTTCAGAGGGAGCAGGAATGGATGGAAAAATCATGAGTTGTGTAATTGATGTACTGACCACAGGACAGCTCCCAAATGAATCTCAAAGAGAAACACTTCCCACAAGTGAAAGAAGAGGTATAGGCAGCAGCTCTGTGACTTCACAATATGATCAAATCTACAGTGATTCAATTCTCAGACTAAAGAAAAGACTGTTGACTATGTTCCATGAAAAGGCAACAAATGGCCAGCCAACCTGCTTGGGTGCATTTATGGAGCATATGTTAAGGCTGTGGGAGttagtgaaaaatgaaaattttgccataaAGTTTGGAGACACGGCTACAGCTGATGCCATCATTGGTCTCTGCAGAAAACTTGTACAGGGAGAGAAGCAGCTCAATGATCAACTGGATCTTTGGGTGGAAGCATTGGACAATCACATAACAGAGTTGAAAGAATCGGCATACCAAAATGGAGAATACATGGATCCAGATAGGCTGCTCAGAATCTTGAGAGACGAAGCAGCTATCCAAATCAATAAAGAGAGAGACCATATTAAGGCAAGTCTCTGGGACTACCTTAGGCAGGAGGATATTGATATTAGCCTTGTGGAAAATTACAAAGTAAGCCTTCACAAAAAAGTAGACCACATTCAAGAGCAAATGACATATGATGTTGCCCAGAAACTTGAGTCTGCTACCATTCATCATGATATGACAGTTAAGATGCATGCCTTATTGACATCACTTGAAGCAGCCCTGGAGGTAAGGTTACGTTCACTCTTGCAGAACTCCAAGAACAATAACTGTGTGATTGAGGACAAGGAGCTTGAACGTGAATTTGTTAGTATTTGGGAAAATATCCCATCCAACATGAATGATCCCCCCCTAGAGACACAAGAAATCTTTGTAAGGATGGTGGAGCAGCTAAAGAAAAACCTAAGCGATCGTGGtctaagaaaacaaaacataagacTCCGAGATGCAAACCAGCTCGATGGATTTAAAGTGAAGACTGCCCATTTCGCTTTGAGTAGTAAGATGAAGAAAACACTAAAGTACAATAAGGATGTTGCACAAAGATTCACCAATAGGTTGATAGAAGACTGCGACAGAAGAGTCTCAGATAAAGTGTGCCACAAAGAGGTCTACTCAGATAGCTACATCAGAGAGTTGCTTGCAACTGTGGACAAGGGTCTGGAAGTTTTAAAAGGTGAGCCTTTCGTGATGAGTCCCAAATATGAAGTGGATATCAAAGGATACATCTGTGGCAAAGCTGCAGAGTCCTTTCAAGAGGTGCAGGAGTCATTCATAAGGGAAAAGGAAATAAAAGAGAGATTCCTAAATGAGACCAGGGAGAGGCACATGTTGAATTTCATATATCAGTTCCGAAAAAGGGACCAGTGTCAAAAAGCTGCTCAATCTTTCACCAATAAGTGCCTCAAGCCAACAGTGGAAGACTTCATCTACAACAGCTTGGAGAGACAGATATTTAATGATATGCTCAAGAACAAAAATGCACAACTTTATAGCTCACCGAAGAAGTTCCATTACAGTCTTCTTAAAGAAATGCTGATTAAGGACAGCTTTGAGGATTTCCATGAGTACCTTCAGTCCCATGAGAGCCTCTGCCGGAAGAGTATTGAGAATTTTATCAGAGTTCATCTGTCAGGTTCTGTTATGATCGAAGACCGCAGGGAACAGCGAATGCACCAAATCTTTGATTGGGTAAAGAGGTGCATTAATCAGGCATCTGAATCTAGTAGTGGGGCACAGAGAAATGTTAGACAACTACTCGAGGAAGTTTGTGCCAGTCTGGAGAGTGTAGGAAAAATCACTATGCCAACTCAAATCTTGAACAAACCTTTGTTTGACATAAGTACGCATCGTGAACATTTCTTTGCAAACTTAGAGGAATCAGTCTCTGAGTTATCCTCATCAATTTCTCAGGAATTTATGGAGAATGAGGATGTCATTGAGGTCCCGGATGACCTCCCCGATAAACTTCAGGACATGCTATATGAAAGAGTCAAGGGGTGCGATAAGCGCTGTCCTTTCTGCAAAGCTCCATGTGACCTGGAAGAAACAGAACATCAAGTGCACGAAGCGGTGGTGCATCGCCCCAAAGGTCTAGTGTGTTATACCAATGCCAACTCTACCACTCTGTCTCACAACACCTGCTCTGCAGATATTACAGGACAAAACCAATTTCAAAACAGAGATACAGCGGGCCGGTCTCTGCCCTTTAAGGAGTACCAATCTATCTACCCAGACTGGAAGATTTACCCAGAAGATCCTAGGAATAATGGGCCTGCAGTCTACTGGAGATACGTGTTCATGAGGTACAACAGTAGATTTGCTCAAAAATATCAGTGTGCACCTGCAAAATTACCTGAAGCATGGGGAAAAATCACTCAGAGGGAGGCACTACAGAGCTTGAGGGAGGCCTTTCAAATTACAGAGTGA
- the LOC109083686 gene encoding uncharacterized protein LOC109083686 isoform X1 produces the protein MLVTMLTAMYMMVRVAEQLGVRWVRQQQPLPYVVSQPLPWQVHYVSHSRKGSRSEEFEGQRRNSIGVYRKNSSSSNGHTKTSADKAAATIQNQYRKYHQKKQKDHK, from the exons ATGTTGGTGACAATGCTAACAGCTATGTATATGATGGTGAGAGTGGCTGAACAG CTGGGTGTTCGGTGGGTACGTCAACAGCAACCTCTTCCGTATGTGGTGTCTCAGCCGCTGCCATGGCAGGTCCACTATGTCTCCCACAGTCGGAAAGGAAGTCGTTCAGAGGAG TTTGAGGGCCAGAGAAGGAACAGCATAGGAGTTTACAGAAAGA ACTCTTCTTCCAGTAATGGACACACCAAAACTTCTGCTGACAAGGCAGCGGCTACAATTCAGAACCAGTACAGGAAGTACCATCAAAAGAAGCAGAAAGACCACAAATGA